From the genome of Nitrospinota bacterium:
CGCGGTAAGTATAATGTTCGTAGTTAACCATTGTCCTGATCCTCCTGTTTACGAATTGCGGTCAATACTTGTTTCACCTGGTAAACTTTGGCCTTGCCGTCCTTACTCTTTTGGATATTTACGCGAGGGTCACCCAGCCACGGCGTTTTATAAACATGGTGGCTTGTGCCTTTGTGGCGTGGTTTTCCGAAATAGTGAACGCACACTTTTGCAAGGTCGGTAAACCGCACATCTTTAGGGTTTACTTCCATTCTCTTTAGAGGGCACCTCTAAAAATTGACTAAATGCTCCTAATCGTCAATTTAAGGAGATGGTTTTGTTTTAGTGGG
Proteins encoded in this window:
- a CDS encoding toxin HicA, translated to MEVNPKDVRFTDLAKVCVHYFGKPRHKGTSHHVYKTPWLGDPRVNIQKSKDGKAKVYQVKQVLTAIRKQEDQDNG